Within the Pradoshia eiseniae genome, the region GCAGAAGAATTTTCTTTATATTCGCCCCATTCACTAGCTATGTCCCTCCTTCACAAATAATCCTTGCGGCTTAATGGATAGAATCAGCACAAGCAGGACAAAGGCAATCAGGTCCTTATAATCATTGGATATATAGGCGGCACCAAGGCTCTCAGTAAACCCAAGGATATAACCTCCCATAATGGCCCCTGGAATGCTGCCCATACCGCCTAAAATAATAATGACAAAGGCTTTTAGAATAACGAGATGCCCCATCCCTGGCGAGACAAGATTAATCGGTGCAGCCAAGGAGGCTGCAATCGCCGCAAGGGCACCGGAAATCAAGAAGGTAAGCATGGCGACCTTATTCGCATTAATGCCGACTAAGAATGCCCCATCCCGATTTTGAGCCATCGCAATGATCGACGAACCAGTCATCGTTTTTCTCAAAAATAAATGCAGCCCAATCATAATCACAATGGCAGCCGCTACAATCAAGAGGCGCTGGAGCGTAATGGTCAGACCACCTATTTCTATTACTTGCCCATATGGGGTTGGCATTGTTTTATACTCCGCTCCCCAAATGAATTGAGCTAAGGCTTCCAAAAAAAGCAGTATTCCTATCGCCGCAATCTTATCCTGCAATGGTGGTGCATCCTTAAGCGGATGAAAAATCAGCCGTTCCATCAAGACGGCTATCAATCCGACAGCTAACATCGAAAGGAGAATCGCCACCCAATAATGCAAGCCCAAGCTTGTCATCATCGTTAACGTCACATACCCGCCAAGCATGTATAGAGCTCCATGTGCGAAATTAGGAATATGCAAGATTCCAAATACAAGAGTGAGCCCCAATGCAACAAGGCTATAAACGCTGCCGACCGTCAATCCATTGAAAAGCTGCTGCAAAAGCGTCTCCATTTAATCCCTCCTTATCTATCTGGGAGAAGCGAAGAGGGAGAACCCTCCTCAAATCCCCTACCTTATGTTTTCATGTAAGCCCTCAGGCTGTCGGGAATCAGGACTGTTTGCTGTTTTTGAAAATTAAAGCAAACAATTACAGCCTTCCCTCTTGCGATAACATCTCCCGATTGAGTATTAGAGATGGTATGGGCAAGATGAAAGCTCTTGGTCCCCACTTGCGTAATGGAGGTTGCCACTGACAATTGTTCCTTCACTCGCTCACAGCGGTCATACTCACATTGAGCAGACGCAACGATGAAGCTTACTTCTTCTTGATTGATATACCTTTGAAGGCTGTCAAAAAATTTGGTACGCGCTTCCTCCATATACGAGAAATAACTGATGGTGCTAATATAGCCTGATGCATCTGAATCATTGAATCGCGCATAAATAACTGCCTCAGGTATATGCAAAGCCATGTACTTCACCCTTCTTTCATTATGTTCATCATGGTCTTTCCAAAATGACCGCTATTCCCTGACCACCGCCAATACAGGCTGTTACCAGCGCAAATTTCCCTTGGATCCGTTTCAATTCATGCACTGCCTTCGTGATTAAGATAGCACCAGTCGCTCCAAGAGGATGGCCATGGGCAATCGCACCGCCATTGACATTCAGTTTTTCCGGATTCAGCTGAAGCTCCCGATCGCATGCGATGACTTGTGCAGCAAAGGCCTCATTAATTTCAACCAAATCCATGTCCTCTAATGTCAAACCAGCCTTCTTTAAGACTTTTCTCACTGCCGGAACCGGTCCAATCCCCATCAGATTAGGGTCGACACCTGCCACGGTATGTTCTCTGATGATGGCCATTGGCTCAAGCTTCAGCTCTTCTGCCTTCTGTCTGGACATAAGAACGAGTGCTGAAGCAGCATCATTCAACCCTGAGCTATTTCCTGCCGTCACAGAACCGTCCTTTTTAAACGCAGGTGCCAGCTTGCCTAATCCTTCTATAGAAGTTTGAGGACGCGGATGTTCATCCTGATTGAAAATCATCGGTTCCCCTTTTCTTACAGGGATGGCGATTGGAACAATCTGCTCATTAAACCGCCCTTCTTCCATGGCAATCCTCATCTTTCTTTGACTGCTCGCTGCAAATTCGTCCTGTTCCTCTCGGCTGATGTCATACTTCTCGACAAGGTTCTCAGCTGTAATACCCATTGGCGGGTCACCGACCTCATCCGGAGATAGCCGGGATTTCCTGAACCTTGGAGGAGCTGGGCTATATGGCCGTTCAGCACGATCCATCAAATAGGGAGCCCGACTCATGCTCTCCACTCCGCCAGCAATATAAATGTCACCATCTCCCGCCCTAATAGCTTGTGCGGCTAATGTGACGGCATTAATGCCAGAGCCGCATTGTCTATCTACCGTAACACCCGGCAGCTCCAGAGAAAGATGTGTTTGCAAGGCTGTCAATCTAGCAATATTGCCTCCTCCGCTTAACACATTGCCCATAATACAATCCTCTGCCATATCTGCTGTTATATTGGCTCTCTTTATAGCTTCTTTTATGACTTCAGCACCATATAGATGTGCAGGCATGGATGCTAATGCACCGCCTTGCTTGCCGATTGCTGTTCTTACACAAGAAACAATTACAGCTTCCTTTTCCATCAATATCTCACTCCTTCGCTCTTAAAGACCTGGCAAATAAATTAATTTCTCGGTCCTCCGGCCACATAAAGCACCTGTCCGCTGACGAATGATGATTTCTCATCGGCAAAGAAATGGACAGCATTCGCAATATCCTCCGGTTTTCCTGAGCGGCCGACAGGAATATTGGAGACACTCGATTCAATCAATTGGTCAAAGGATATGCCAATCCGTTCCGCTGTTGCCTTTGTCATATCTGTCTCAATGAAGCCAGGTGCCACAGAATTAGCCGTAATACCGTATTTTCCAAGCTCGATCGCAAGGGTCTTCGTGAATCCCTGCAGGCCCGCTTTGGCTGCGGAATAATTCACTTGTCCCCGGTTACCTAAAGCAGATGTGGAGGAGATGTTGATGATGCGCCCATACTGATTATTGACCATATATTTTTGCGCTGCTCTCGTTGCATAAAAAGTCCCCTTCAAATGGACATCCATGACCATTTGCCAATCCTCATCCGTCATCTTAAACAGCAGATTATCACGAATCACCCCGGCATTATTGACTAAAATATCAATGCTTCCGAACTGTTCATGTACCTCAGCCATCGCACTTTCTACCTGCTGACGGTCTGTCACGCTTGCCACATTCGCATAAACCGGATATCCCGCATCTTCAAATGCTTGCTTTGTTTCGGCAATTGCTTCCTCATTTAAATCAATAATGGCGATGTTTGCCCCTTCTTCTCCGAACCTTTCAGCAATCTTGCGGCCAATCCCTCGTGATCCACCCGTGATAAAGGCAGTTCTGCCCTGAAAACGATTTTCCATCCCCATCCCCCTTAAA harbors:
- a CDS encoding beta-ketoacyl-ACP reductase yields the protein MENRFQGRTAFITGGSRGIGRKIAERFGEEGANIAIIDLNEEAIAETKQAFEDAGYPVYANVASVTDRQQVESAMAEVHEQFGSIDILVNNAGVIRDNLLFKMTDEDWQMVMDVHLKGTFYATRAAQKYMVNNQYGRIINISSTSALGNRGQVNYSAAKAGLQGFTKTLAIELGKYGITANSVAPGFIETDMTKATAERIGISFDQLIESSVSNIPVGRSGKPEDIANAVHFFADEKSSFVSGQVLYVAGGPRN
- a CDS encoding thiolase family protein; translated protein: MEKEAVIVSCVRTAIGKQGGALASMPAHLYGAEVIKEAIKRANITADMAEDCIMGNVLSGGGNIARLTALQTHLSLELPGVTVDRQCGSGINAVTLAAQAIRAGDGDIYIAGGVESMSRAPYLMDRAERPYSPAPPRFRKSRLSPDEVGDPPMGITAENLVEKYDISREEQDEFAASSQRKMRIAMEEGRFNEQIVPIAIPVRKGEPMIFNQDEHPRPQTSIEGLGKLAPAFKKDGSVTAGNSSGLNDAASALVLMSRQKAEELKLEPMAIIREHTVAGVDPNLMGIGPVPAVRKVLKKAGLTLEDMDLVEINEAFAAQVIACDRELQLNPEKLNVNGGAIAHGHPLGATGAILITKAVHELKRIQGKFALVTACIGGGQGIAVILERP
- a CDS encoding branched-chain amino acid ABC transporter permease — its product is METLLQQLFNGLTVGSVYSLVALGLTLVFGILHIPNFAHGALYMLGGYVTLTMMTSLGLHYWVAILLSMLAVGLIAVLMERLIFHPLKDAPPLQDKIAAIGILLFLEALAQFIWGAEYKTMPTPYGQVIEIGGLTITLQRLLIVAAAIVIMIGLHLFLRKTMTGSSIIAMAQNRDGAFLVGINANKVAMLTFLISGALAAIAASLAAPINLVSPGMGHLVILKAFVIIILGGMGSIPGAIMGGYILGFTESLGAAYISNDYKDLIAFVLLVLILSIKPQGLFVKEGHS
- a CDS encoding acyl-CoA thioesterase — its product is MALHIPEAVIYARFNDSDASGYISTISYFSYMEEARTKFFDSLQRYINQEEVSFIVASAQCEYDRCERVKEQLSVATSITQVGTKSFHLAHTISNTQSGDVIARGKAVIVCFNFQKQQTVLIPDSLRAYMKT